GTTCAACTGGTACTTCCGCTATCCCGGGCCGGACGGAAAGTTCGGGCGCCTGAAGCCCGAGCTGATCGACGCCTCCCAGGGTAACGACGCCGCCGTGGGTCTGGACCCGACCGATCCCGCCGGCAAAGACGACATCGTCACCGGCACCCTGATGCTGCCGGTGGATAAAGAGGTGGGCATCACGCTGCGGGCGCAGGACGTGATCCACGATTTCTACGTGCGCGAGATGCGCGTGAAGCAGGACGCCGTTCCCGGGCTGTTGATCCCCATGCACTTCACGCCCAACAAGCTGGGCAACTACGAGGCGGCCTGCGCCGAGTTGTGCGGCCTGGGGCATTACAAGATGCGCGCCGACGTGAAGATCGTCCCTCAGAAAGAATTCGACGAGTGGATGGCGGCGCGGGAAAAAGAGAAGCTGGAGCAGTAGAACCGAATCTTCGCGATTGGAACTTCTGGAGAACACAGAAAGATGACTGAGTCGCACGCCCTGACGGAAGCGCACGCCCACGCAGCACCCACCGGCTTTATCCGCAAGTACATCTTCAGCCTGGACCACAAGGTCATCGGTCTCCAGTACTACTTCCTGGCGCTGGTGGCGGTGTTCGTGGGGATGTTCCTCTCGCTGCTGATGCGCATCCACCTGGTGTACCCGACCGCGCACCTGCCGCTGCTGGGCGAGATCAAGCCGGAGACCTACCTGACGCTGCTGACCATGCACGGCACCATCATGGTGTTCTTCGTGCTGACCACGGCGCCGCAGAGCGGCTTCGGCAACTACTTCCTCCCCATCCAGATCGGGGCGCCGGACATGGCTTTTCCGGTGCTGAACATGCTCTCCTTCTGGACCACCTTCCTTTCCTTCCTGGTGATGCTGGCGGCCTTCTTCGTGGAAGGCGGCGCGCCGCTCTCGGGATGGACCCAGTATCCGCCGCTGAGCGCCATCCCCAGCGCCGGGCCCGGGCAGGGCCTGGGCATGGACCTGTGGATCATCAGCATCGCGCTGTTTTGCGGCGCCTCGCTGATGGGCGCGCTGAACTTCATCACTACCGTCCTGGACATGCGGGCCAAAGGCATGACCCTGATGCGCATGCCGCTCACCTGCTGGGCCTGGTTCGTCACCGCCATCCTCGCCCTGCTGGCCTTCGGAGTGCTCCTGGCCGGCGGCATCCTGCTGCTGCTCGACCGCAACGCCGGTACCAGCTTCTTCGTCCCCGGCGGCCTGGTGGTCAACGGCCAGTTGATCCACCACCAGGGCGGCTCGCCCTTGCTCTGGCAGCATCTGTTCTGGTTCTTCGGACATCCTGAGGTCTACATCGCCATCCTCCCCGGAATGGGCGTAGCTTCTCAGCTTCTTTCTACCTTCTCCCGCAAGCCCATCTTCGGGTATCGCGCCATGGTCTACGCCATCATGGCCATCGGCGCCATGGGCTTCCTGGTGTGGGGCCATCACATGTTCATGAGCGGCATGGACCCCCGCTCCGGCTTCGCCTTCTCGGTGATGACCATGGCCATCGGAGTGCCCTCGGCCATCAAGACCTTCAACTGGCTGGGGACCATCTGGCGGGGCCGCGTGCGCTTCGCCACGCCCATGCTCTTCGCCGTGGGCTTCGTTTCCATGTTTGTCTCCGGCGGGCTGAGTGGGCCGATCCTGGCGCAGCCGCAGCTCGATATCTACCTGCATGACACTTACTTCGTGGTGGGACACTTCCACCTCATCATGGGCGTGGCCGCCATCTTCGGCATCTTTGCCGCCACCTATTACTGGTTCCCCAAGATGTTCGGGCGGATGATGAATAATGCCATGGGCCAGGCGCATTTCTGGTTCACCTTCATCGGCAGCTACGCCATCTTCAT
Above is a window of Terriglobales bacterium DNA encoding:
- the coxB gene encoding cytochrome c oxidase subunit II; translated protein: MGLALLFIIWLITLASSYFFYAHTWWMPGLASAEGGAIDAQFQLSYIAMGVVFLASQLGLGLFVWKYRDRSGAGAATYSHGHTGLEVVWTSLTAVMFIGLNLMGYSVWAEAKMRPASPNATQVEVTGVQFNWYFRYPGPDGKFGRLKPELIDASQGNDAAVGLDPTDPAGKDDIVTGTLMLPVDKEVGITLRAQDVIHDFYVREMRVKQDAVPGLLIPMHFTPNKLGNYEAACAELCGLGHYKMRADVKIVPQKEFDEWMAAREKEKLEQ
- a CDS encoding cbb3-type cytochrome c oxidase subunit I, producing the protein MTESHALTEAHAHAAPTGFIRKYIFSLDHKVIGLQYYFLALVAVFVGMFLSLLMRIHLVYPTAHLPLLGEIKPETYLTLLTMHGTIMVFFVLTTAPQSGFGNYFLPIQIGAPDMAFPVLNMLSFWTTFLSFLVMLAAFFVEGGAPLSGWTQYPPLSAIPSAGPGQGLGMDLWIISIALFCGASLMGALNFITTVLDMRAKGMTLMRMPLTCWAWFVTAILALLAFGVLLAGGILLLLDRNAGTSFFVPGGLVVNGQLIHHQGGSPLLWQHLFWFFGHPEVYIAILPGMGVASQLLSTFSRKPIFGYRAMVYAIMAIGAMGFLVWGHHMFMSGMDPRSGFAFSVMTMAIGVPSAIKTFNWLGTIWRGRVRFATPMLFAVGFVSMFVSGGLSGPILAQPQLDIYLHDTYFVVGHFHLIMGVAAIFGIFAATYYWFPKMFGRMMNNAMGQAHFWFTFIGSYAIFMPMHYLGMAGHPRRYSQLDVVQFLHPLIPVQKFITYAAFITIAGQLIFVVNLFWSMFKGKKAEDNPWEATTLEWTIPSPPPHDNFGGHSPVVHHGPYEYSVPGAAKDYIMQTDEASVPAH